A stretch of the Rhinoderma darwinii isolate aRhiDar2 chromosome 3, aRhiDar2.hap1, whole genome shotgun sequence genome encodes the following:
- the PTHLH gene encoding parathyroid hormone-related protein yields the protein MLRSLLPHCSLAVFILSCSFPAQGRPTQGLNGRVRRAVSEHQLLHDKGRSLQELRRRIFLQSLIEGVNTAEIRAAPDESPRPIPSVKNFNTLRLVGEEEAVTSHLTQETHKSLSFKDPPPKIPGKKKKGKPGKRKEQEKRKRRERSALESLWDPPGSDLWWEELGISSQ from the exons ATGTTGCGGAGCCTCCTTCCACATTGCAGTTTGGCGGTCTTCATCTTAAGCTGTTCCTTCCCCGCTCAGGGGAGACCAACGCAGGGGCTCAACGGCAGAGT GCGCAGGGCCGTCTCGGAACATCAGCTTCTCCATGATAAAGGCCGATCTCTCCAAGAACTCCGCCGCAGAATCTTCCTACAGAGCCTCATAGAAGGAGTGAACACTGCAGAAATACGAGCAGCGCCAGATGAATCGCCACGACCAATCCCCAGCGTCAAGAACTTTAACACCCTGCGATTGGTGGGCGAAGAGGAAGCAGTCACAAGTCACTTGACTCAGGAGACACACAAATCTCTGAGCTTCAAGGATCCCCCACCCAAGATTCCTGGCAAGAAGAAGAAGGGCAAACCAGGAAAGAGGAAGGAGCAGGaaaagaggaagaggagagagcGGTCAGCATTAGAAAGTCTGTGGGATCCGCCTGGATCGGACCTTTGGTGGGAAGAGCTGGGAATCAG ctcGCAATGA